The genomic stretch aattTCAAGCATCTGAGCTGTActttaaatttcagttatcatatgtttaatttcagagaggttttttttgttttgttttgttttgttctctgttccTCTTTTATAACATCCAGCTCTTGTTTCACAACTGCTGTTCTTAACTCTGAGGtcactaaaacacacacacgtataaaTGTGTTGATAGATTGTTCTAGATTCCACGTTGTTTCCTTTTCCCCTAGTTTCCTCTTcactgttttgtttgcttgtttcgtTGCGTCTCTGTCTGCGATGTTGGAAACTTCTCTCAAATATCTGGTGATCTTTCTGCTTATGTTTGATGACACGACATTATGGGCAGGTGGCAAACGGGCTTTTTGGATGGTAGAACTACCTAAATTCGGCTTTGATAAGTCTTTTTGTCTGGGTCAATCTGGTTTTTCaaagaacagagggaaggagacagtGTGGGGTCAGGCCCCCATGTGCGTCCTACctacctttgtttatttttttttaaaggattttatttatttgagagaaagggagagcatgagcagggggagcggcagagggagagggagaagaaggctccccactgagcagggaccttgatgtggggctccatcccaggaccttgggatcatgacctgagccaaagtcagatgcttaaccagctgagccatccaggggccccctACTGATCCTTGTTTAAACGGACCCTCCACTCTGGACATAGATGCCAGCTCTCACTGGTGTTTCTTCCTCGTTTGCTCCCATTTCCTTGCCCTTCTCCGAGtgactttcccttctctccctttttcaaATATACTTCTTTGCCCCGTAGTTGGCTTTGGCCTCAGAGGCGTTGGGGTACAGTGGCTAGGCTTTGGACTCAGACAGAACTGGGTTTGAGAACCGGCTGCGACGCTCCTGCCCTGGACCCAcctgtccctgtccccttccTTCAGACCCACTCTGACATGAGACCCAGTCCTTCCTCTGTCATGTGAACTCAGTGCTCATGCCAAGAGTTTGAATTTGGTGGATTTTGCTGAAGGTCTCGCGGACACCGTGGGGTGGGACCACACTCCACAGCACGGCCCATCAGCTCCTTCCTGGTGTCTATCCTCCTCGCTTCTGCaaccctctccccttcaccccttACTTCCATGATTGTCCTGGGAACTTCcaattcctttctcctttctccctatAATGTCTTGCCAGCCAACATCCAGGCAGTTAGGGTCCCGTCTTCTACCCCAAGAACTTAATGTATTTATTCAAGTAAAGacagctctggggcacctgggtgactcaggcggttaggtgtctgccttcagttcaggtcatgatcccaggggcctgggatcgagtcctgcatcgggctccttgctcggcagggagcctgcttctccctctgcctgctgctccccctgcttgtgtgcacactctctctttctctgacaaataaataaataaaatcttaaaaaaaaaaagttctttctgCAAGAGGAATTCTGGTGGCAGGTATTAAGATACAGATGCTTCTACACCTTAGTGATTTTCAAGCCCGCCCGGAGAACTCATTTAAGTCAGATGGCTGGGCGCCACCCTTAGAGTTTCTGACTCAGCTGGTCTGGGGTGGGCGtgaggaatttgcatttctaaacgTTCCTGAGTGATGCCGGTCTGgaggccacactttgagaaccactgctacaccttattacaataataattattttacagttttttggGTGAGGATTAAGTGGGCCAATTAATGCCAAGCACCCAGCATGGTGCCCAGTACTTGCATAGATTCAATAAATGCTGGTTAATATTTTATAGGCTGGTCTGACGAGTCTCATTCCAACCAGGTGTTATCGCCATGATAACCTCCTTCCATCTGATGCCACTATCTTCTCTAAATTGTTAATCCAGACAAAAGAACTGGAATTTATGTTTGGTGCAACAAATTTCAGGGAACCGGGCTGTGTGGCATTTCCCCCTCCTTAGCCCTCTGCCAACACTTCTAGAAATAGatggaaaaaataagataagtATTTACACTccaatattattttaagaagattAGTGAGTAAAAAAATGGCTCTCTAACCCCACGTTAAACATGTGATATGTGAGCCCACGGGTATTATAGGCAGGACTGAAGACCACTGGTCTTgcctgttgcttttttttttttttttttttttttttgagagagggagtgagggcagagggagagagagagaatcccaagcaggctccatgcccagggtggagtccaacttggggcttgatcccaagaccctgagatcgtgacctgagccgaaatcaagagtcaggtgctcaaccacttgagccacccgggcaccccatgCCTGTTGCTTTCTTAAGCGATGCCCGAGGCTTCTGTAATTGGAGACATCGCTCCAGTCCCCTGGCTTAGCTCATCCCAGGGCTGCAGAGGGTCGCTTCTCAAGGGAGCTGATTCCCACTGCTTCCCGAAGTGAGTCCTGCATGGcagaaagtgaaaatacagcCTGTTGCAGCCTGTCCACCCCTGTCCTTTCAACAATCCTCGAGCCCTCGACATCCCTGTATGTGGAGCAGTGATGTAGGATCCGGAGAGGGTCAAGATAGAGCGTCTGCCTGAGACTGACCTCCTTTCCGAGGGTGGGGTCCTGACATCTCTCTTTTTTACTAGCGTCCAGCTGAAAAGATGCCCCTGATTCTTGGGCTTTCTGTCTGTGTCTTGAGTTTGTTCTCTCCTCTGACATCACTTCTTCCCCCAGGTAGGAAGATGATACAGGTTTAGAAGCCTCCAAGGTTCTGTTTCCTATCTCCCTGGATTTATACCACTGCCACTATCCCTGCAGCTTCGGGCACCCACACACTTCCTCCTTGGGGGGCTGACCTCTTTCCACAGCGAATGCTCTCATTAAAAGGAACAGCTGCTGTCCCACAGGTCTACGGCCTGTCTCAGGGcccgagtgggggtgggggtgcagggggcaAGGCCATCGTCGGCACAGGGCCAGGTACTGTGGTCTCCTGGCAGCCCCGCCCTGGTAATGAGGGCCCAGGCACAGAGCTGATCCTTTGAAGATGTGTCCTGAAGCTCTCCCCTGGTGGTCAATGACAGGAGGCCAGTGTCCTGCTTTAGCCAAATGACTAGCTTGGTCTCTTTTATGAGGAAAGGAACTCCTTATTGGAAaccaaattataaattaattagcAGCTTCCTCTGGGGCTGGGTATCAACATCAACACCACCCCATGATGACTTTCTAGCACGAACCCCCTCATTGCAGGGTATAAAAAGGCCCAAGCGGGTTGGGGTCTGTAGACACTGGCAATCCAGTTGGCCGCGGCTGAGGAGAAGGGACCTCCCCGACATGACATCCAACTGTTCGACTTCCATCAAGAGCTGCCCACGGCCCTCCTCTGTCTGTTCCAGCAGCATGAGCTGCCGGCCTGAGCTGTGCCTGGGTTATGTCTGCCAGCCCATGACATGCGTGCCTTCTGTCTGCCTGCCCAGCACCTACCGGCCCGCCAGCTGCCTCTCCAAGACCTACCTGTCCAGCTCCTGCTGGCCCAGCAGCTGCCGACCAACCAGTGGCATCTCTAGCTCCGTGGGCACCTGCAGCTGGTACTGCGAGGGCTCCTTCAATGGCAGCGAGAAAGAGACCATGCAGGTCCTGAACGACCGCCTGGCCAGCTACCTGCAGAAGGTGCGCCAGCTGGAGCGTGAGAACGCGCAGCTGGAGAGCAAGATCCAAGAGGCCTGCCAGTCTCAAGCGGCCACCATGTGTCCTGACTACCAGTCTTATTTCAGGACCATTGAGGAGCTCCAGCAGAAGGTGAGGGCCAGCAGTGAACAGACGCGCTGGGAAGGCAACCAGAAGAGCTAGCGTTCCAGATTTGAATCTCGTTAATTTATTAAGCCACATTCAGGGGAAAGAGGCTTCCTGAGGGCATAGGATTATCTCATAATTTGAGCGTTCAGTTAGAGCCCTTAACATGGAAGAAGTCTGGGATCTAGTCTCCGTTCTACCGCTGCATGACCTCGGGAGGGCCCTTCCTTTCCCtagatctcagtttcctcatctgtaaaatggggatagtagaGTTCTCACCTGGTGGGGCTGTCAAGAGGGTTCCTTGAGTCGACGCAGGTAGAGTGTGTAACACAGCCTCTGGTACATGGGAAGTTTTCACTAAATGTTAGTGCTTGTTAAGGGGCCGTCTGTCTCATGAATGACTTCAGACTTAATGAGATTCTTTCCTTCCACATTGTTCACTGCAACTAAAATGAGGCATTTGGATTTATGAAGACCTAgtgcttaaaaaataaaccccATGTTCTCCAAGGATTAGCAGTTCACCAAATActccccagggctccagggaaggggggCTTCTGCAAGGATGGCTCCCAGGCTGTTGAGTCCCATAGGCTACTGGCTTCTCATTTgggttcttcttcctttttctcatccTGGATTACCCCCCTCTCGTGCCTTGGCCCCCAGGTTCTGTGCACCAAGGCAGAGAACGCCAGGATAGTCGTGCACATCGATAACGCCAAGCTGGCTGCAGACGACTTCAGGACCAAGTGAGTTTGACGGGGGGACGGGGGCGTCCCCTCTCCCTGCACGTCGTTGGGGGCAGCTTTCCATTAGTTTCAGAGAGGGCTGGAGAAGTGCCAGCAGCTCCAGGGCTTCCAGCCTCAGTGGCTGACCCTGCCCTTGCCCAGGTACGAGACGGAGCTGGCCATGCGGCAGCTGGTGGAGGCCGACACCAGCGGCCTGCGCCGGATCCTGGATGAGCTGACCCTGTGCAAGGCTGACCTGGAGGCTCAGGTGGAGTCCCTGAAGGAGGAGCTGCTGTGCCTCAAGAAGAACCACGAGCAGGTGAGCCCTAGAGTCAAGTTCACGTGGCCCTAGGAAGCCGGGTGGGAAGAATGTGAGGTTTTGGGTGGAAATTCCCAGGGGTGCCATGTCATGTTTCTGGGACTTGCCCAATTTACTGAACCTGTCCAagccttctcatctgtaaaatggagaggcGCTATTGCACAGGCTGCTGTGAGCTTTAAATGAGGCCGTGGGTATGAACCATCACTTGGTCCGTGCTCAGAGAGCCGGGCAACCTTCTCTTCTGCAGCGTGGTCTCGTGGGACAGCCAGATGCTTGCGGCGACTGCACGCGTTTTTCTCATGCGAGCCACATTCTGGGGGTGGAGTGGTGCGCGAGGCCTGAGGGGGTTGTGTTCCAGAACTCGCACGCAATGGCATGTCCATCTCTGTCAGGCTCGGCTGCTGGGGGTGACCCCCATCTCTTCCAAGGGAGGGTCAAGtacagtggttttcttttttctgtccccACCCTGTTCTTCATTGGCTCTCCTATTTGCATATAATATACTTGATCTAAAAGCCACAGGTCAAccctttattttctgatttcccccctCATCTCCTACAGGTCCTTAGAGGGAAATTCCCCCACCCTGGGCACCCGTGTGCTGCAAAGCCCTCCGGAGCTCTAGTGTCTCCCCCCTCCTTTTCAGAGTTGACTCTCAACCTCTTGACTTGGGATTTGAAAGAGCAAGTGCCTCTGAATCCTGGCTGGGTTTCCTTAGGCTTAAACGTAAAGTAACAGTCACCCCGTACTCGCTGAGTGCCCTAGGGTGGCTGACTCACCTTACTGAAATCAGAGAGCTGGGAACCGCACCAAACGGCCACTAATGAGGCATTATCGCACACGCCGGGCAGCCTCCAACACCACTTTCTCTCCTTggcagcccagcctggggagTGCCTGCTCGCACCCAGGCCTTGAACCAAGTAAAGCCAGGCTCCTGCTGCCCTCCACCCCAGACGAACACGGGCTGGGAGGGTGGCTGGGAATACGGGAGTGTGGGTTTCCCTTTCCAGCCCAAGATCAAACAAATCCCTGCATTGCTCTCGGCTTCTGCCAAAGTGACAGGAAGTGCGATGGGGTGCTTCTGCAGTTAGGGGGCGTCCAGCCGGAGCTGGAAGACTATGGGGGATGCTGTAGAGTGGACTGCAATCCTCAAAGGGCCCCTCTAACGTAGACATCTTAACATCTTTTGTTCCATCATTTTATGTCTCCCTGGGGTGGTGACTGTGTGACTTCATGCTTGTGCCTTTTCAGGAAGTCAGTGCCCTCCGATGCCAGCTGGGGGACCGTCTTAACATTGAAGTAGACGCTGCACCCCCCGTGGACCTGAACAGGCTGCTGGAGGAGATGAGGTGTCAGTATGAGACTGTGGTGGAAAGCAACCTCAGGGACGTGGAGGAATGGTTCAACACGCAGGTGGGCCTCTTGTCGGGGGGCTGGCCTCCCTCATGTCCCAGGAGGTACTCCtggcccttctctctcccccactgcaGATGCAGGAGCTTAATCAGCAGGTGGCCACGAGCTCCGAGCAGCTTCAGAGCTACCAGTCGGACATTATTGATCTGAGACGCACGGTCAACACACTGGAGATCGAGCTGC from Ursus arctos isolate Adak ecotype North America unplaced genomic scaffold, UrsArc2.0 scaffold_24, whole genome shotgun sequence encodes the following:
- the KRT32 gene encoding keratin, type I cuticular Ha2, producing MTSNCSTSIKSCPRPSSVCSSSMSCRPELCLGYVCQPMTCVPSVCLPSTYRPASCLSKTYLSSSCWPSSCRPTSGISSSVGTCSWYCEGSFNGSEKETMQVLNDRLASYLQKVRQLERENAQLESKIQEACQSQAATMCPDYQSYFRTIEELQQKVLCTKAENARIVVHIDNAKLAADDFRTKYETELAMRQLVEADTSGLRRILDELTLCKADLEAQVESLKEELLCLKKNHEQEVSALRCQLGDRLNIEVDAAPPVDLNRLLEEMRCQYETVVESNLRDVEEWFNTQMQELNQQVATSSEQLQSYQSDIIDLRRTVNTLEIELQAQHSLRDSLESTLAETEGRYGTQLSQMQCLIGNVESQLAEIRSDLERQNQEYQVLLDVRARLECEINTYRGLLESEDCKLPSNPCSTPSCPPCAPSPSMPRTICVPRTVCVPCVPCPPGRY